CAAGTTTGTCGAGGTCTATTTCCTCTCCATTTTCCAAAATAATAATGGCACGTTCTTTTGCGGGCTGTATCGCTGCAAGCTGAGCAATGGTCGGTGTCTGAACAGTATACATTCTGTTTTCGACAATTCTCCATCCAAAATAACTGGCTAGGATAAGCACAGCGGCAGCGACCAACCGAGGCCATAATAATACAGCTGGTTTTTTATGTTCAGCGGCCAGTTGTTTTATCAGTTTTTTCTTAACAGACCGGACCGAGTGATTTAGGGCGTCGTCATGATATTCAATTGGATGGTCGATGGAATTGTACCATGCCAATAGACTAGCCTTCTCTTCTTTCGTTGAGGTGCCATTTAGAAATTTGGAAGTTTCTTGCGGTACTTGGTTTTCTTGCATCACAATTTTATATTCGGTATCCCGTAAATATCAAGTGAATGAAAAGCGATGCACCTTCTACTCGTTTTGAAAAAAAATAAAAAATTGGGTAGGCTGATGACGACATTGTCCTTAAGCTGGCTCACTTTAGCATAACAGAATAATGCTCATTATAAAATAAGCAGATAAGGTTGGGTTAGCGATCTTAGTCGTTTAATAGCTTTGTTGATATGTTTTTCAACTGTTGACTCCGAAATCTGCAGCTTTTGCGCTATTTCTCTATTTGATAAAAATTCACTACGGCTTAATTTAAATACCTCCCTACATTTTTCTGGCAGATTCTCAATTTCCTTTTCAATCAAGTCCAACGTATATCGATAGTATAGGCGGTCTTCTAGCGGTACGTCCTCATCTAAGATATCTAGTGAAGATATATCTAATTGTAGGGTTGGCTTCGAATATTTTTTTCTAGAATAAGCGATGATAAGGTATCTACAGGATGAATATAGATAAGCAGGCACTGATATGATTTCTGTCAATCGACTTTTATTTTTCCAAAGTGAAAGAAAAAGATCGTGTAGGATATCTTCAGCAACTTCTTGATCATTTACCTTAGAAAAGATATGCCGGGTTAGTTCAGTGGCAAATAAATCATAAAATATCGAAAATGCACGCTCATTACCATGGCTGATAGCTTCCAACAATTGGTTATAGGAATGAGAATCTTCGTTTGACATTTTTGCTAAAATGGTAAAATTAGGAAATAAAAAATCATAAATTAATCTGAAATATTATTTTATGCCAATGTGATTATGGTTAAATCGGTTAATTAGATAAAGTTTTCGTAAAAAAACAACCGCACAGAGGGTTTCGTTATATCTGAAAGAATATCAAATTAATTAATCGCTCAAATTAAGGAAATGTCGATAGATGAAGAAAATTGAAGTAACATAAACATCTTGGAGCTCTAGGTCTCCCTTATAAACACAAGCACCCTATAACCATTTTTAGTTTTCTGAATGAAAAAGCTATTTTGGCTAGAAAGTTGTGACTATTTAAACAAACCGAAATCTAACGGTTTATAAAATTACTTATTGTAATTAATCTATACCATGAAACATCAAACGAAATTATGGCCCCTGCTTTTACTATCGCTGCTGTTTTTGGCGTGTTCATCCCCGACGAAAGAGCAGATTTTCCAACGTACCGCATTGAATGCTAATTTGGTTTCTGCAGCTTATCGGCCCATATATTTCACTGAAATCTTAGAACTAAAGTCAAAAAATAACCTGCCGTCTACCGCGAAGGAATACATTAATTCCAGAACAATTGCCCCGCTGCATGAGGCTATTGAAAAGGCTAAAGAGCTTAAACAGACCCAAGATGCCCAAGAATTGATTAGCGCTTCATTGGATTATATGGTATCCGGGAAACGCCTTTTTGAAAAGGATTATCTACGTATAGCAGAAATGATCGACTCGGGGAAATCTCCTGAGGAGGTGAAGATCGCAATCGATCAACTGTTTACAACGACCGAGACTGAAATGCTAAACAAACAAAACAGAATGGTTTCTGTAGCTACAGTTTTCGCTAAGGAACATCGTATTAATTACGTCGTTCGGTAAAGACTCAGCAGGCACTTCGCTAATCCTAGCAAATACAAGAGCCTTTATTAGTTATCCCCAGAGTTAGCGGAATCTTGTTACTGTTGGCTCAAGTTTAGTACGTGTCGTGAACTTAATAAACCACACCAGGTCGCCTTTAAATGTTGTAGGTCTGAATCTCTATCGGGGTAAACATGAAGTGGA
The DNA window shown above is from Sphingobacterium hotanense and carries:
- a CDS encoding RNA polymerase sigma factor; the encoded protein is MSNEDSHSYNQLLEAISHGNERAFSIFYDLFATELTRHIFSKVNDQEVAEDILHDLFLSLWKNKSRLTEIISVPAYLYSSCRYLIIAYSRKKYSKPTLQLDISSLDILDEDVPLEDRLYYRYTLDLIEKEIENLPEKCREVFKLSRSEFLSNREIAQKLQISESTVEKHINKAIKRLRSLTQPYLLIL